From the Macrobrachium rosenbergii isolate ZJJX-2024 chromosome 50, ASM4041242v1, whole genome shotgun sequence genome, the window AGGCTAGTCCTGCCTGGGCTAATGCCCTAGGTAGTATTTTGAGTAGTCTACTTTTGAGTAGCCCATTCATGAAAAGAAATTGTGGAACTGAAGACTACTGTCGCGCCCCACTGGTTCAGTAACTACCATTTTATGTGCTGTATaggcaccgtgtttagtaccaggccCTTGGGGATGAATTTAGaaatgaacaaaagacagtaaatatcttaattgaaaaaagacaaatgaaaacataaacagaaggcAGTAAATATCCTGGTTGGCAACCGGTGGGAACCAGGCCATGGttttagtcttcagttttaccaaacaAATTTTAATCGTATATGGCAGCAAGTAAGCTGTACATAGAAATATCTAAATCACAGGCTAGATGATCAAGGTGCTTGATACTTGTGTACCGTTATAAGCAATTACCTCGATTAAACAATCTTGGTAACAATTGCCCAGACAATAATATGTGGTGATGAAACCCATTATACCCGGGAGGTAGGCTTGTGATATACCCCTGTAGTCATGAGACAGAAACTGgtctcaaataaaagaaaattgtttttgctctattttttcattaggaatttttctttttatatttaataccaaaattattttcatattgaagGACATTAAAACAATGTAAGAATCACATGTTCAAAGCTGTTTTCCAAAGAAATACGTAACACAAATTCTTATCTTTTTTGTCATGTTCACTTggggaaaatatttttggtttcttGAAACGAGTGCAACTAAAACCAGATTTGATAGGCTTGGGTTTTCTCTGAGATCTGTTAGCCAATCACATCCCTTGACTCCCAGGTGGTGCTATACGTGATGTCCTGCGGAGCATTTTAGCATAAAAACATAAAGGCAGTAAATTTCTCATATATTGGAGAATTTGTCAAGTTATCTAACCAGTACTGCATCATACtgtacacccatttctgtattgttcaatccaaaaatttctttcataaaaaataaatcattgctAAGCTCTCCCTGAGAATTACCAAACGTTGCCTCGATTACTGCAGTTCAACTTTTGCCGGATGAGTATATTCTTTAGAAATCTAAACAATTTGGTCTTGGCATTATGGGGCATAACAGTTAGATATGGACATCATTTTATTTCAGTACAAATATTTAGTACTTGCGTCAGCAGTTGAGGATGTCTGTGAATGTTTTGTATCTGTTCACAAAAGATTTTTGACAGGAAACCTAAATCATTCAAGTATCAGTGTGAATTCTGTTTTGCTGTTTTAAGGCACCAGGTTAACATTTTGTTATGCATTGAAAGTGGAATTGAATGAAGTCAATTTGGTAATAATGTACGACAGAATAGTTGTGCACATGATTTTCAGGTATACAGGTGACTTGTTAATGGGTTCAGGGGCCTTTGCGACCAGGTCATGGCAAAGCACCATagaataggttaggttaggctgcaTCCCTTGTGAAATATGTTTGTGATCTGCCTTTTGGCAAAACTCAGACTGTGGAAATAACTTGTTTAGCTCCTCAGCACTTTTACCAACGATTTACCTGTaccttttcaaaagaaaaatcaaacgcATATAGCAATCCTTGTATTAGGAGATCAGAGAAGTTGTGGCATTTGTGTAGAATTACAATTGTTCAGTGGTCAGTAGAAGTGAAGTCACTGAACTGGCCAGACCTGGCATGGTTCACTTTCACTTACGGGATTGCTGACTGTGACCAGTAATGTAGTAAGGTCGACAAATGGGGTTATAGTCAGAATGTGTAATTTTTGGCTAGTGATaagatttttatagatattttcatgaatttttattgaGACTATGCAATCAGCTTTTAACCAAAGAGCATGTTCTGTGATGTTCATGTGGAATGTAGATCACAGTCTgagttgtgtttgtttgtaattttataataCCATTTTTTTGTCGCATTGTTCATGTCCATGCAAGGACTTTATAGATGAGGTTGGACAAGACGAAGTTATACTTATGACAATAGTGTAGCATAAAAGAAGTGACAGCAGTTGAACTCCAAGATGTGTTCTCTtacatcttcctaatgaacaccatattctttggaaacttgaatttcaagtgaatgtcccttgtgggcttgttccatatgaatgggtttcgtctactgaataataatactaattttgtATAGGATCTTATATCTGTCGTATTTAAATACAGTAGTATTGTACTGGGAAGCTGCCCTGAAAAATTTCTCTCCTTTGAAATATCTTAATtcctaaaattaaaaactaaagtttTTCATCTGAGAGTAGAGTAGTTTAGACCCTCATCTGAAAACCCaagttaaaacaatttttgtcTTCTTTGCTTATGTGTGGTGTTTTGACGACAAGCCATAACCAAGGTATGGCTTCACATTGAGATTCTGTTTCGTTAAATGTGGGGGGGTTGTAATGGGTTAATCAGGCATTTATGACTGAACTGAGAATATGTCAGAATCATCAAAAACATTGTGAAAAACCGAATGTCATGAGTGTTAGAATGAATGCATTtgtattttcaaactaattttatGGCAATGGATATGCCATATAGTTTCTTAGCTTCCAGTCACTAACTAAAGAGTAAATCTATGGAAACATGCCAATTCATGATGCACAAGCAATATTATGCATTGAATGGAGAGAATGTTGTGGTAAAAATTATGCAACACTACATATGCACAAGTGTGCAGTGAAGTCACAAGTTGCCAAACAGTACATCTGTAAGGTGCACTTACTAAGCATGTTAAAAGCAAATGACTAATTATGGCCTGACAGTGTAAGCAGGGTAAGAGTAAGTGTAAAACATGAATAAGCTAAGTGTAGAACACCAATTGATcataaatctttttattaataatttctgaagattattacattgaagaaaaaattaataaaatctacaGGAACTCTTGACTGCCATTGCCGATAGTAATTACAAGTTCAGTATTCATGTATCATTACCGTGGTACTGATTTGGTGTAGCCGAATACGTTGTAGTGTTTGTTTACTTACCTCTATATTagttgcattttgtttttattatgacatACTGGTACACAATTTGCTGCCTTATTCTCCAGCCAGGGATAAGATTTTCTTTCCAGTCTATTCCCATGTTATTGTTGGATGGTTAGGGAGAGGGCCCTAAGGCTACTCTTAAATCATTGGCTCTAGTAGGCTGGTCATATAGTTATGATGAAAGGTAGCTTCCGTTATATAAAACTAGACTGGAGACTCGCATGTTTCATTTTGTGGCTCACAGCTTTAATGCTTCTGATCAAATGTCTGAATCAGATaatctttttgtattattttacaagCTGCCCATAATTActtagtcattttaatttttggtttttatcTTGTTTCAAGAACCCTTCTGTGGCATTCCCTCTAAAGAGGTGAAAgccaaaagttttgtttttgcagtactgtactgtacctctGTATTTGTCAGTTATGGCGTAGGAGGTACTACAGCAGCAATTCCAATAGCCAGTGAGAAATGTTTGGCAATCCTTTTTTCGGTCAAGATTTCCCCATGTTTGTGGAATCATTACAAAAAGTTTCAAgtcacataaaaaacaaaagtggcCAAAATGTTTATGCAGTGCTATGTCACTTTTTtgtggggataggttccagaacccaccgtGGAAATGCagaatcccctctaaaaatgcttaactgcttataactgccaaacgCCATGCACCCCTTAAACCAAAATGCacataaatgcatattttaacagttcactgccaaatataatatgagaaaaagcaaattagtgataattttagagatatggcCCATTGAAAAATTCGCAGATTGGTGCAGGTTCCTGCGGAAAcatgaaagatatgttccacaaaaatccgcgaCTAAGTGAAGCGCAAAAAAGTGGGGTAGCACTGTATCATGAAAGAAGGATTTTATACAGTTTATGATAATCGAAGAAATAATTACCGAATTGTTCCTTTTTGAATACAAACTTACTTCTATTTGGATATACTGTACCTTCAGTAGCAGCTGGTGTGGTTGTACAAGCTTGATATCAAAGCAGTTACTCTGAAGTTCCAGTTCTGCTCCACTCATCTGTTAAAGGAATTGGACTTTACCACTTTCTCTTGAATGTCAGGTTCCATGAAGGCGGGAAGATTTAGTTTTTGTTCAAGTTCGGTTCACCAGGTTCAGAGTTGCAATACGTGTTATGGTGGAACTGGGGATGGTTTCAATAACAGATTCAGTATTAATGGCTTCCTTCCTTGTCTTTTTCAAGTGCTAGTGTTTAGCACAGTAAAGAACACATGTATTTGTGTTCAGCTGCTCCTGTGTGTCACTCATGGTGTACTAAAGGTCCTGTTTTATTTCTGTATCggaaagtttaaccagaccagtgtcTTACAAGTTCAACCTCCCACCTATGTACAGTACTATACAATAGGTGAATACAAGAAGTTACACCAACTGCAAACTGTACCACATTCAGATTGCCAGTAAACTGGTGAGCACAGAACACAAATGTTTGGAACATCAAATGTATTACAGATCAGCTTTAATTTTTGCAGCATTTTGGTGCCATggccaattttaattttttgggttCATGTTGAtaaccacataaatattttccatttcaggaGAAGGATTCATTTGTAGGCTTTCCATGTCGAAAGATTTTTTAGTACTCTGTGCATGCCTGGGATAGAATACAGTTGAATGGTTGAACAGGTCTAATGTAACTTTcatagtttgaatttttttctgccttttcttcccAACTTAGTTATAAAAATGTGACGTGTCATGCTTCATTAGGTTTTTTTAAGttacatttttgttatatttttctaatttgcaGAAAACATATTCATATTGCTTTGTTACATTTTCCCTGCATGGAGGTAATTTCTTCATGCTGCAGTAGGTTTTCCTAGCTTGATATTTCGGGAAGTCATTAAAGGTAATTCATGTTGCCTCTGTTAACAACCATGGATATTACCATCCaatgctgaatttttatttttgaggttaaAATTACCCTCTATCATTAACTTTATTTGCGGCTACTTGGCGCAGGTTCAACAAGTATTAAAATTGAAAAGATCTTTAACGAACGCTCCCAATAGTTATTACCCCCCAAAAGGATGGGGGTGAGACAGCAGATATTTTGGTTGTTCATTCTTCTCTTGTCAACAACGAGTGCTCcaaaatttgtttctgttttcgtGGTTAACAGTTGGATCATATGAATTGGGTTTGTAATTGGCAATATGGATTCTTCTCTATCTTCCCTATCAAAatctgttagattttgtaaggtaagTGTTGCAAGACCAGATTGAGTAATTGACGTACATACACATGAACTTGCATGGATCATCGAGAGGTGGTTTACATTTCTAACAACCTTCTTGATCATTGCAAGAATTGGTGTTTGGgagaaataaagatgataaattgCCCAATTTAAGGAAAAAGATGGAAATCTTTAATGTAGGTTTTCTGTAGAATTACACCTGGTCAAGAAGATAGAGATAATTCTATAGTTTCTTCTCTAGTAGATATAGATCCTTATACTGCACACCCAAATGGCAGCTCACGGTAGTAGGTTGGATTTAATGCAATTTGTTAAAtctgttattgaatttttttcaacTATTTGTCTTTTGCTTTGAATGTGTCAAGTGCATTGGCAGGGACTGTCCCCCCTTGTTCCTTTGGCCGCTCTGTGGATGCAGCCTTGTTTCTCCCCTCGGTATCCCCTGCCAACAGACCTGGTAGTCCTGGAGTTTCCAGACGAGGACAGACATCCCAAGATGTTCAAGGACTGTGCCCTCTTGTCTCCTGCCTTTGCTTTCAGTCCTCCATGGACAGAGTTAGATCACAGTCATATTAAGGACAGTTAAAATAGGTCTAGTTCTTGTGTTTGACCCCAATGTCCCTTGGTTATTCTAGTGATTCCCCCGAGCCAGATAACTGATTGCGATCCTGTGTGAGTGCTGCCATTGCGCCTGCAGCTGTTGCTATAGAAGCTTCAAAGTAAACTTGTTTCAAGTTCTGTAACTCTGCATGTAACACGAAAAGTGTAGTGCACCTGCCACACtatttgtggagtgagcgcttaggaaccaggcaGGAGTTAGATATGCCAGGTTAGCTTAAAGTGCGGTCACTCAGTTTCCGATTTTGTATTCCATAGGCCTTGGTGGAGGCCACATATTCCTAGCGATCCCTATCTGGGTACTTCCTGTAGTCTTCCTTTGCAAGAAGATTTGGTTTTCTCTCAGAGGTGTTCGCCTGACATATTGCTTTCTCTGGGAAGCAGGTGTTTGCCAGGAATCAGGTGCTCACCTTGCATCGGAAGCTTTGTTGCCAGTAGGTGCTTGCCTGCCATTGGACAAACACTACTGCAGGCGCTCGCCTGACACCTCGCTTCCCTAACGTTAGATGCAAGCAGCTGTGATCGGGTGCGTGAACAAATTTGTTCTAcacattctccttcctttctcaggTGTTCTCTTCGACTTTTGATGCCTGCCTCGTAAGACAGTGCTAGTGTCTCTTGATTCTCGAAGTAGGAGCTTCTACTGTAGTTCTTGCTCTTCTCAGATGTCATGCTTCCAGTCTCTGCCCCTTCTCTCTTGCCTTGGGCTACTCCTGAGCATTCTAGGCATTTTCTTCTACTGTGTTCTAGATCATGGACGCCTCGGCAGCTTGCTAGTCTCTGAGCCAGGATTCAAGTATTTTCAAGCCTCTTTTAGGCATTCTTGAGTCTCTCTTAGGCACTCTCGGTCACCTTTTCAACGCCGAGGTTCAGCGCATTCACCTGTTAGTCATGCAGATCCTTCTATGATTGGTACTGAGTCATGCAGATCCTTCTTTGATTGCTGCTGTCTCAGTAGCAGAACAGACTGGAATATCTTCCCCTCAGCCAAGGTTTTTGAGGTCAGCCCTGGGATTTTCGTTTTGCTTCCTACTACCTCGGTGTCAGGGCAGGATGATGTGAATAGTCAGGAAAGCTTTGATTCCTGTGCAGATGATTGTTTGGTACCAGGCGCCATGGCACAAAATGGAGCCGACCATTCCTATGGTATGAAACAggttttttgcttcctttttagAGGAGTTGAACTCCTTGCTTCTCAGGGAGCAGTGGATTCTACTGCCACCACCTCAGCATCCCAAGGATTTCACTTTATGAGCCGGCAGCTTGTGAATTTGACTCTTGATGCTGAAGAAGAACAGGTAGTAACATCAGCTGTTCAGAGGGTGATTAAGGTTTAAGGTTTGTGCTAGcaaatttcctgttttctttgagGAACCAGTATATAATACAGGAATCAAGGTCCTTTAGGTTTGCTAAGTTGGCACTGAACAGATTTGACTTGTATTTCTAAGCCACTCAAGGAagtctcctctcttcctcttactATAGGGCACTTTGGGCAATTCTACCTCTTTCCCGTCTTCCTTCCGGGCTCAGGAGGGAAGAAGTGTCCTTTTGGCAGGAAGGATCCAGTTTTCATCTGCCTAAAGGGAATGTGCATTTCCTCCACTATCTTTCAAGATTCCTAAGTCTGACTAGCTCATTGAGCCCTCATGTGCTGGTGGGTCCAGATTGGGCCTTTTTTCTCAAGTGTGGGAACACTTGTAGACGCCCTggtaaagaaagtttttttttggaaGGTTATTGCATTCCTTTCAGGAATTCACTGCCTCTTCTACCAGCTTTTAACCATTCATTCATACAGAGCAACCTAGAGAAGAGACAGGTCTTTTCTCCATTAGAGAAGGCATCATTAGAGGAAGTACCAGCTACTTTTCTGGGTTTTTTACACAGGCTATTCCTAGTGCCAGGCAATGGAAGGTTGGAAGACAGTCCTAGATATGTACAAGCTTAACTTCTGACcttatgttttccttctttttccatgTTGTCAACCTCCACGGTCTTTAACCGCCATGGAGGAAGAACTCGGATGTTTACCGGGCATATGAATGATGCATATCTTGTGTCCCCATTCACCAACTTTCAGTAATTGCCTACTCTCTGTCTTTGGTGGGGAAAGACGTATCAATGTCAAACTCTTTGTTTCAGGCTGAGTCCCATGCCCCAAGTTTTATTTTGCACTGCACAATCTCATCCAATGGCTATATTCAGTGTCCACTTTCCACCTCCTTGCAATAGTGGACCTCACCTGATGAAGATCCTCATCTGGTAAGAATTTGCCATGGGATCATGTGCTTCAGGTAAGCAGCGATAAGgatatttctaatatctgataatttggtCATAGGGAAGTCTCTTACCCTCCACCAGCACACAGTGTTGGAGTCAGCTAATGATAGAGGGTACGTTTCaccttaaaaataatgatttttatgataaaatcaattttgttAGGTAATTACCCTCTTTTCATTGTgatcctccctccctctctctcaagagaTTAAGAGAAGAGTGACCAACCAAAACATTCGCTGCCTCATCCCCACTCTTCAAGGGGTGGGGAAGTAACTATTGGGAGTGTTTGTTAATGATCGTTTCAGCTTTAACACTTGTGGAACCTGTACCAAGTAGCtgcagataaagctaatgataAAGGGTTGAGTACTGATCGACTGCTGAACAGTTGTGCTGTATAAGCAGAGCAATATGTGATGAACtgagcaatgtgtgtgtgtgtgtgtggggaaagAATAGTTTCCCAGTTGTGATCCCACGTTAGCTAGCTGCTTTATTTTGAAGTAGGTACAATTTTAAGAATGAGTTTGGTGATTACCGTTGAGTTATATCCCAATCAAGAAATCAAGGAAATTTTTGAGTATTTTAAGGACTGTGACTAGTCTTGACAAAAATTTTCTCActgaagtgttttattttttccccagatGTACTTTGCGTTTTCCgagcacaaacataaaaattcagtttcagtCGCTGGTGGATGATTTGGACCCTCCACCAGCAAGAGTACCTTCGCCTCCTAAACGCAAGATGCAGCCCCTGAAAATCAACATTCCTGATCAAGATAATAACTTTGGTTCGCCGTTCCCCTCCCCTACGGGGACAATAAGGTAATTTGGTGGTTGTAATTAGAGATACTGTACTGATAATGGTGTAATGTAGAGTAATTTGTTACATCTATAGGCTACTGAACAGTTTCTGTTATGAATAAGGATTTTGCAggtgagatatttttaaaaagtaaaaattaaattttaaacttttttttttttttttttgtattttctatttttctgtttttaatatctttcaatgCCAGTATTATCTGCTATCTTTTGTTTCTCTGCCAGTGCTGCCAACAGCTGCCCGACCTCACCACGTGGTGGACATGGTGGGTTGGGAGGCATCAAGAAAGTGGTTAATGCTGAGAACCTTGTACAAGCAGCGTACGCTGCCATGGAGGATAAAGGAGAAATTGCTAACACAGGTAAGATAGCCAAGAAATACAATAGTTTACTTTTGTACTTGTATACAGTATTAACATTGTAGAATGTCACTTCTGGGCAATTAAAGATGTGTGTGCCAAAATTGGGGTCATTCTGAAAACCAGCGAGTGTAAAATACTAAAATGCAGTTTAGAACAGATGATTCCGTGTAAATCTGATTCTGACTTGTGGCGAGGCATAAGTGCCAAATTGCCCAATGTAATTTTGGTGTAAAATGTAACTAAACATCCACAATTATTGAGGATGTAATTGAACCTCTGAATTATATcctgaaatatttcttgaaatatcagCTCAGGATGTCTTGGCTGATATTTCAAGACATTGTTTAAAGGATTAGTTATACATAATTTGATGTCAAATTGCAGCTAAACCTTTATAAATTATGCCCCGAAATATTAATTTGATCTGCCTTGATGGATTACAGTAATATGGTTAGAGATCTGAGGTTGGATGAATGTTGGATCCAAAAAGCACTAATTTTGGCCagcttaatttaaaattttccttttttacaccAACCTGCTATTCTATTAAAATTTTACACCTTATTTTCACATACCAGGATTCCTATTGTTCAATCTTAATTTGTACTAACGAGAGCATTTGCATATACAAGTGTTTTGCTGCAGATGGCAAAAGGGAACAAATTTTGAACAActttctatgtactgtatatatgttatttattatttacatgtgtatgttttttttaaagttgattcTTTTTATACCTAAAATTCCTATTTGCAATTCCAGTTACGGTATCTACCACAAATGATGAACTTGGTTTATCTGTCAGTCAGCCCTACCACCATAATGGAATTCAAGCATCCATACCAGATGACGGATATTTCACATCCCCGCATCCTCCAGACCAAGCTCATAGTCCACCAGGTGCAAAGGTGATGAGAATTCAATTTTGTAGCTTTCCAAAGTCTTAGGGAGTTTTGCATGGAGTTAATGGTTTTCAGTTATAGTTTATCAGTAATAATGCTtaaggaaatattagaaaatttagcgTACATTTCCTGGGTTCTGTGcagaaaaaaattgtgatatgTGGTTTAATATAGGCTGTTGTGAATAATCAGTGAGGTTGCATGATGGAACATTGtttgaatttaaaacaaaaataaaaaaaaccatcatttacATAAGACCAAGTCACAGGTTAGGTTGGAGGAATGAAATTCTGAAGAAAACCAGGTTTAGAATggtaaaaagtaaatgtttttagCAATTCTGAAAGAGGCAGGTTTAGAACTTGCTGCTGAAGACAAATGAAGTGTAAAGTTACGTAAGACACTTGtatgtgaaacttttttttattttatttaatggagTGAGTAATGAAAATGATGGCATGACTGTGAAAAAGCACAAATGGCATAATTCTTGGGTACCTGAGGAACCTGTACTTAGTTGAGTCTCACAGAAGAATGGGGGAGCGAATGCACTATGCATAGGTCTTGCCATGAGAAATGGACCTCTAAATCTTGAATGCTATTAAGTTGTTGTGAGTGGATGAAATTATTGGGGTTAATTGAATAATGTTGATTTGGTACATGGCCTTCAAGACTTTCAAATTTGAGGAAGAAACGTGAAAattgatttttgaaattatttgaaaatgttttttgtttatagtggaataaaatattactgaaattacTTAATTTATTGCATGCTGGATTGAAAGTTTTATGATATTTGTGATATGATATCTCAGAAAAGATTtctgattgttttaattttgtctttcaggATGATTCAAAGCCTCCGTACTCTTATGCCCAGTTGATTGTGCAGGCAATCAGTTCAGCTCCTGACAAGCAATTAACCTTGAGTGGCATCTACTCCTATATCACTAAACACTATCCATATTATCGTACGGCTGATAAAGGATGGCAGGtaagtactgtataattttgCCTTGAGCAAAATTTTCCTGTAGCCTTGAGAGTTGTAGTGACCTTCCGCTACATACCATATGATTATACATATCAGTTTTTGTAGGTACTTGACATAAGGTTCTCAGTATGCATTGACcctaatataaataagttttattttttcctattttcagaaTTCTATTCGTCACAACCTTTCTTTAAATCGGTATTTTGTAAAAGTTCCTCGATCCCAAGAGGAGCCTGGTAAAGGCAGCTTCTGGAAAATTGACCCAGCTTCAGAAAGTAAACTAGTGGACCAAGCCTTCAAGAGGCGGAGACAACGTGGTGTTCCAATTTTCAAGACTCCATTTACACATCTCTCTAATAGGTTAGTTATTTGGCATTTGTTTCATGAACTGCATGACATTAGTTTTTCATAGGTAAAAATGTGCTTAAcactttatgtattttattagaGTGGATGTTTAATAGAATACTTCCTGTTCATTAGGTAGTGGTTTATCATTGTTGTTTAATGGAAGTTGGTATGTCATGTTTACTCAGCAAACCAAAATGAGTTTTTTCTTGTCCTCAAAACCCCATTGGAAATATCATGTAATTAGAAAGTTTGATTGTTATTACAACAAAACTAATGTCATTTGAGCCagaattaattaggaaaagtctTAATATCACTGAAAATATGGAAGTACTAGGTTCAGATATCAAACCTATAGGTTGGCTTTCCTTACCTCTCACTGTTTAGTTTTGTGATTTGTCTACCATATGTAATAAATTTTTGGGTAATAATTCTGGTTTGGATTTTCATTATAGGCAAATCTTTTTtctaatgttaaatatttttttatttcgtctaaTAGCAGATCTGCCCCTGCATCTCCATCTCACATTGGTGTGAGTGGGCTGGTAACACCTGAATCTTTATCACGCGAAGGGTCCCCTGTACCAGAATACGTGGATTCAGCAACAGCATCTCCGTTAAACCCTCTTAATACAGCTGCACAGTATGATATTAACACAACAAGTGCTCCACCTTCTCCACCCCAACAACATACAGGTTAGTGTCAGCTGTTATGTGTGGTTTGATGGGCTTTGTAATTTGAAGGGttgtaaatttgaaaaataaataaaaataactggcaTTAAACTGAAGGCTTTTAGCTTCTCTGGCTTGACAAAATGCAGCCAAGGTTGGAAACTTAAGGAGTGATTCCTTGATTTAAAAACATTAGACAAGCAAGATGAGTGCTTGGAAGAATTATAGTACTCATATAGTTAATGATTTTgtattgcaaaactttttttttttatatagaaaattgcCTGCTCACTA encodes:
- the FoxK gene encoding forkhead box protein K2 isoform X2 → MSAPVKGPDQHAWALLALQKSAPTSPHRVPWSPDRKGTPIARLEGKEFEYMVRQSRVVIGRNSSKGDVDVNMGHNSFVSRRHIEIYFETPHFYMICNGKNGVFVDGVFQRKGAPPLQLPRQCTLRFPSTNIKIQFQSLVDDLDPPPARVPSPPKRKMQPLKINIPDQDNNFGSPFPSPTGTISAANSCPTSPRGGHGGLGGIKKVVNAENLVQAAYAAMEDKGEIANTVTVSTTNDELGLSVSQPYHHNGIQASIPDDGYFTSPHPPDQAHSPPGAKDDSKPPYSYAQLIVQAISSAPDKQLTLSGIYSYITKHYPYYRTADKGWQNSIRHNLSLNRYFVKVPRSQEEPGKGSFWKIDPASESKLVDQAFKRRRQRGVPIFKTPFTHLSNRSAPASPSHIGVSGLVTPESLSREGSPVPEYVDSATASPLNPLNTAAQYDINTTSAPPSPPQQHTGATLIASSGVSVQNSQQLMSALQGKYLIATAGGPSGTVTGKTGEVKQIQLTSSGHAPDGASFTQGQVIVQTSADPSTFTHTQVILPTHLTKYGGGYVTVNGEVKRVSTASTAGHMTGGSGNSVVKTSSSSTGTAVMVGTVTTAPNSTEYVEEIVEAEGVVMAAAQDEPLSKRPRMDEDGPPYEDE
- the FoxK gene encoding forkhead box protein K2 isoform X1, encoding MSAPVKGPDQHAWALLALQKSAPTSPHRVPWSPDRKGTPIARLEGKEFEYMVRQSRVVIGRNSSKGDVDVNMGHNSFVSRRHIEIYFETPHFYMICNGKNGVFVDGVFQRKGAPPLQLPRQCTLRFPSTNIKIQFQSLVDDLDPPPARVPSPPKRKMQPLKINIPDQDNNFGSPFPSPTGTISAANSCPTSPRGGHGGLGGIKKVVNAENLVQAAYAAMEDKGEIANTVTVSTTNDELGLSVSQPYHHNGIQASIPDDGYFTSPHPPDQAHSPPGAKDDSKPPYSYAQLIVQAISSAPDKQLTLSGIYSYITKHYPYYRTADKGWQNSIRHNLSLNRYFVKVPRSQEEPGKGSFWKIDPASESKLVDQAFKRRRQRGVPIFKTPFTHLSNSRSAPASPSHIGVSGLVTPESLSREGSPVPEYVDSATASPLNPLNTAAQYDINTTSAPPSPPQQHTGATLIASSGVSVQNSQQLMSALQGKYLIATAGGPSGTVTGKTGEVKQIQLTSSGHAPDGASFTQGQVIVQTSADPSTFTHTQVILPTHLTKYGGGYVTVNGEVKRVSTASTAGHMTGGSGNSVVKTSSSSTGTAVMVGTVTTAPNSTEYVEEIVEAEGVVMAAAQDEPLSKRPRMDEDGPPYEDE